In Marinobacter antarcticus, one genomic interval encodes:
- the groL gene encoding chaperonin GroEL (60 kDa chaperone family; promotes refolding of misfolded polypeptides especially under stressful conditions; forms two stacked rings of heptamers to form a barrel-shaped 14mer; ends can be capped by GroES; misfolded proteins enter the barrel where they are refolded when GroES binds), translating into MSAKEVKFGDSARKRMVAGVNILADAVRVTLGPKGRNVVLEKSFGAPSITKDGVSVAKEIELKDKFENMGAQMVKEVASQTNDTAGDGTTTATVLAQAIVNEGVKAVTAGMNPMDLKRGIDKATAEAVKAIREMAKPCDDSRNIAQVGTISANGDETIGQLIADAMGKVGKEGVITVEEGRGLEDELDVVEGMQFDRGFLSPYFINNQDNMSVELDDPYMLLVDKKISNIRELLPVLEAVAKSGKPLMIIAEDIEGEALATLVVNNMRGIVKVAAVKAPGFGDRRKEMLQDIAILTGGTVISEEVGLSLENATLDDLGTAKRVNLTKENTTIIDGAGAQADIEARVEQVRKQIEDSSSDYDKEKLQERVAKLAGGVAVIKVGAGSEVEMKEKKARVEDALHSTRAAVEEGIVPGGGVTLIRVLAALDKVEVLNEEQRAGVNILRRAMEAPLRQIVSNAGGESSVVVAKVRDGKGAFGYNAATEEYGDMLEMGILDPAKVTRSALQAAASVASLIITTEAMIADEPDEGNAGGGMPDMGGMGGMGGMGGMM; encoded by the coding sequence ATGTCAGCAAAAGAAGTCAAATTCGGTGATAGCGCGCGTAAGCGTATGGTCGCAGGCGTCAACATTCTGGCGGACGCAGTCAGGGTAACTCTCGGCCCCAAAGGCCGTAACGTGGTTCTGGAGAAGTCCTTCGGCGCTCCGTCCATCACCAAAGACGGTGTATCGGTTGCCAAAGAAATCGAACTGAAAGACAAGTTCGAGAACATGGGCGCCCAGATGGTGAAGGAAGTTGCTTCCCAAACCAACGACACCGCCGGTGACGGCACCACCACTGCGACAGTTCTGGCCCAGGCCATCGTTAATGAGGGCGTAAAGGCAGTGACTGCCGGCATGAACCCGATGGATCTGAAGCGTGGCATCGACAAGGCCACTGCGGAGGCTGTAAAAGCCATTCGTGAAATGGCCAAGCCTTGCGACGATAGCCGCAACATTGCTCAGGTAGGCACCATCTCCGCCAACGGCGACGAGACAATTGGTCAGCTGATTGCCGATGCGATGGGTAAAGTCGGTAAAGAAGGCGTGATCACGGTTGAAGAAGGCCGTGGCCTGGAAGACGAGCTGGACGTAGTTGAAGGTATGCAGTTCGACCGCGGCTTCCTGTCTCCGTACTTCATCAACAACCAGGACAACATGTCTGTTGAACTTGATGACCCGTACATGCTGCTGGTTGACAAGAAAATCTCCAACATCCGCGAGCTGCTTCCGGTGCTGGAAGCTGTTGCCAAATCGGGCAAGCCGCTGATGATCATCGCCGAAGATATTGAAGGAGAAGCTCTGGCGACTCTGGTTGTGAACAACATGCGTGGCATTGTGAAAGTCGCCGCTGTCAAGGCGCCTGGCTTTGGTGATCGCCGCAAGGAAATGCTGCAGGATATCGCCATTCTGACCGGCGGTACTGTGATTTCCGAAGAAGTTGGTCTTAGCCTTGAGAACGCCACTCTGGACGATCTGGGCACAGCCAAGCGCGTAAACCTGACCAAAGAAAACACCACCATCATTGACGGTGCTGGTGCACAGGCTGATATCGAAGCCCGTGTTGAGCAGGTGCGTAAGCAAATTGAAGACAGCTCTTCAGACTACGATAAAGAGAAGCTTCAGGAGCGTGTGGCCAAGTTGGCTGGCGGTGTTGCCGTCATCAAGGTAGGCGCCGGTTCTGAAGTGGAAATGAAAGAGAAGAAGGCCCGCGTTGAAGACGCTCTTCACTCTACTCGTGCCGCTGTTGAAGAAGGCATTGTTCCGGGCGGTGGTGTAACTCTGATTCGCGTTCTCGCTGCGCTGGACAAGGTTGAAGTCCTCAACGAAGAGCAGAGAGCGGGTGTCAATATCCTGCGCCGCGCCATGGAAGCTCCTCTGCGCCAGATCGTTTCCAACGCTGGTGGTGAGTCTTCAGTAGTTGTTGCCAAGGTTCGCGACGGTAAAGGCGCCTTCGGGTATAATGCTGCTACCGAAGAATACGGCGACATGCTGGAAATGGGTATCCTGGATCCTGCCAAAGTAACCCGTTCTGCACTGCAGGCCGCGGCTTCCGTAGCATCACTGATCATCACCACTGAGGCGATGATTGCTGATGAGCCGGACGAAGGCAACGCCGGCGGCGGTATGCCGGATATGGGTGGTATGGGCGGAATGGGAGGCATGGGCGGCATGATGTAA
- the gspN gene encoding type II secretion system protein N, translating to MSDAESKPFLRPGKLLLLVLLGVFVYLGALIVFIPAGWAWHQASPHISLPPQVQVRQVAGKVWDGSAGVIVAGFPVRVKWQLGWPSITALEQPVRISVETLQSDVSGDVTVGWPANARLNARGNIAVAEFEELIRRSGGAMIEGDVSIDRLELEWADNRIVRADGVGRWAGGRVSWPMGNQTGQAQFPPMRATIDTTDGGVALVVAEQAGNGPAADASILWSGMMELRVYKRMIDLAGQPWPDSASPDDIVFRVRQPLLPGPR from the coding sequence ATGAGTGACGCTGAATCCAAACCTTTTTTACGCCCCGGCAAGTTATTGCTGCTTGTGTTGCTTGGGGTGTTTGTCTATCTCGGTGCACTGATCGTTTTTATACCCGCTGGCTGGGCCTGGCATCAGGCTTCGCCACATATTTCTCTTCCTCCCCAGGTTCAGGTTCGACAGGTTGCGGGCAAGGTCTGGGATGGTTCGGCCGGAGTTATTGTTGCCGGCTTTCCGGTGCGTGTTAAGTGGCAGCTGGGCTGGCCTTCGATTACGGCTCTGGAGCAGCCGGTGCGGATTTCGGTGGAGACCCTGCAGTCGGATGTTTCTGGAGACGTCACCGTGGGATGGCCGGCAAATGCCCGCCTGAATGCTCGTGGCAACATTGCTGTGGCAGAGTTTGAAGAACTGATCCGGCGCAGTGGTGGTGCGATGATTGAAGGCGACGTAAGCATTGACCGCCTGGAGCTGGAGTGGGCAGATAATCGTATTGTGCGTGCTGATGGCGTTGGTCGATGGGCTGGAGGTAGAGTGAGCTGGCCCATGGGTAACCAGACCGGGCAGGCACAGTTCCCGCCCATGCGGGCAACTATCGACACCACAGATGGCGGTGTGGCCCTGGTCGTTGCGGAGCAGGCGGGCAATGGCCCTGCAGCGGATGCCAGTATTCTCTGGAGCGGAATGATGGAACTGCGGGTTTACAAGCGCATGATCGATCTTGCCGGCCAGCCTTGGCCAGATTCTGCCAGCCCCGATGATATTGTGTTCCGTGTAAGACAGCCATTGCTTCCGGGGCCGCGTTGA
- a CDS encoding type II secretion system protein N, which produces MIVMPAADTQHRIAKAVANLLLAGLVIYLGVFMANATWLFAWKDKPVAVAPAAGSPGSQTFGSFGSYPMASYEFFGRPEAPGEVAEAVKRSAPETGLRLRLQGVLVGQHPEASGAIVAGSNGETAWYRVGDLLPGNAELAEVESGRILIRRGGRYESLTFEEDDTSTMVAEVTREPAESSPEAFLENAREQLDSAGAAALTPYGLSPVDDSGGSGYVYNGSNAMLNAVNLKAGDVITAINGQRLGDVQQDRSLLESWRGQASLDIEIERDGSFLTISYAIPEQWR; this is translated from the coding sequence ATGATTGTTATGCCGGCCGCCGACACCCAGCATCGGATTGCGAAAGCGGTCGCTAACCTGCTGCTCGCCGGATTGGTGATCTACCTGGGTGTTTTTATGGCAAACGCTACCTGGCTTTTTGCCTGGAAGGACAAGCCGGTTGCGGTCGCACCTGCTGCGGGCTCACCCGGATCACAGACGTTCGGAAGTTTCGGCAGTTATCCGATGGCCAGCTATGAGTTCTTTGGCCGGCCGGAAGCGCCCGGAGAGGTGGCCGAGGCCGTGAAACGTTCGGCGCCGGAAACCGGGCTGAGGCTCAGGCTTCAGGGCGTTCTGGTAGGACAGCACCCGGAAGCCTCAGGTGCTATAGTGGCTGGAAGTAACGGTGAAACTGCGTGGTACCGGGTTGGCGATTTGCTGCCAGGCAATGCTGAGTTGGCAGAGGTGGAGTCGGGGCGCATACTGATTCGCCGTGGTGGTCGATACGAATCACTGACGTTTGAAGAAGACGACACGTCCACAATGGTTGCAGAGGTGACCCGGGAGCCGGCAGAATCATCACCGGAAGCGTTTCTTGAGAACGCCAGGGAGCAACTGGACAGCGCAGGGGCGGCCGCACTGACGCCTTATGGTCTCAGTCCCGTTGATGACAGCGGTGGTTCTGGTTACGTATATAACGGCTCCAATGCCATGCTGAACGCAGTGAATCTTAAAGCCGGAGACGTGATTACCGCCATCAACGGGCAACGCCTGGGTGATGTGCAACAGGATCGATCGCTGCTTGAAAGCTGGCGCGGCCAAGCCAGTCTGGATATAGAAATCGAACGTGACGGGTCTTTTCTTACCATAAGTTATGCCATACCTGAGCAGTGGCGCTGA
- the gspD gene encoding type II secretion system secretin GspD, with product MYNHKTNFLRALALLILLPLMSMAHGQEETWRLNLKDADIRAFVTQVADITGYSFVVDPRVKGKVTVLSSAPMDKNQIYDLFLAVLNVHGFTAIPGEEVIKVVQQVDAKQSAEALGRFPSIPSEQLITRVIQIDNANALELVPILRPLVAKYGHLAGVAAANALIISDHSSNIQRIEEIVRELDSPSKYEVEVIKLKEAWVGDMVVLLQELAPDELGRAGNDSASRKYSVTADERSNRLILRGDESFRSKIRGLIVQLDQPSASGGATKVIRLKHGDAKNLTEILKGVMGELAKEGAGGAAGGGASNRPQGNFAVFADEGLNALVVRGDPSLMQEAEEIVAALDVRRAQVMIEAAIVEISDELGQDLGVQLAVGDESGSSTPVMGTNFGNVGRSLGDVLGAILSGSAISPAVGGVTVGAGQRNENGVSWGVLLQALSTSAAANLLSTPSIITLDNQESEIIVGQNVPFRTGQSTVTGDGTTNPFTTIERRDIGLTLKVTPTISADGLVRLVVEQTTESVADSIEDASDIVTNKREIKTTVLADDGETIVLGGLTREDYLVNKSKVPLLGDIPFIGRLFSSESERRVKRNLLVFLRPKIMLGKAEAVAVTSEKFNKLWNVNLDIRNKLGLPDMEANPGIDVLFNMGDSKLAK from the coding sequence ATGTATAACCACAAGACCAACTTTCTGCGGGCCTTGGCTCTGCTTATTCTTCTACCCCTGATGTCGATGGCGCACGGTCAGGAGGAAACCTGGAGGCTGAACCTGAAAGACGCGGATATCCGCGCCTTTGTCACTCAGGTGGCGGATATTACCGGTTACAGTTTTGTGGTGGACCCCAGGGTAAAAGGCAAGGTCACCGTGCTTTCCAGTGCCCCGATGGACAAGAACCAGATTTATGATCTGTTTCTTGCGGTGCTGAACGTTCATGGTTTCACCGCCATTCCCGGAGAAGAAGTTATAAAGGTGGTGCAGCAGGTGGATGCGAAACAGTCCGCCGAAGCGCTTGGCCGCTTCCCGAGCATACCCTCCGAACAGCTTATTACCCGGGTTATCCAGATTGATAACGCGAATGCGCTGGAGCTGGTACCCATTCTTCGGCCGTTGGTGGCAAAGTATGGCCACTTGGCTGGAGTAGCGGCCGCCAATGCGCTGATTATCAGTGATCATTCATCCAATATTCAGCGGATCGAGGAGATTGTCCGGGAGCTGGACAGCCCTTCCAAATACGAAGTAGAAGTGATCAAGCTCAAGGAAGCCTGGGTCGGCGATATGGTGGTTCTTCTGCAGGAGTTGGCACCGGATGAGCTGGGCCGCGCCGGGAACGACAGCGCCTCCAGAAAGTACAGTGTCACGGCAGATGAACGCAGCAATCGCCTTATCCTCCGTGGCGATGAATCGTTCCGAAGCAAGATCCGTGGGCTGATTGTGCAGCTTGACCAGCCATCTGCCAGCGGCGGCGCTACCAAGGTTATTCGCCTCAAGCACGGCGATGCCAAGAATCTGACCGAGATCCTCAAGGGTGTGATGGGTGAGCTCGCCAAGGAGGGTGCCGGAGGTGCTGCCGGTGGCGGCGCCAGTAATAGGCCTCAGGGCAATTTTGCGGTGTTTGCGGATGAAGGGCTGAACGCTCTCGTGGTTCGCGGTGACCCTTCTCTGATGCAAGAGGCAGAAGAGATTGTCGCGGCGCTGGACGTGCGTCGTGCCCAGGTGATGATTGAGGCGGCTATTGTAGAAATCAGTGATGAGCTGGGTCAGGATCTTGGCGTTCAGCTCGCAGTGGGTGATGAATCCGGATCTTCTACGCCTGTAATGGGAACAAACTTTGGGAACGTTGGTCGTAGTCTGGGCGATGTGCTCGGCGCAATCCTGAGTGGGTCCGCCATTTCGCCGGCAGTAGGGGGTGTTACCGTTGGTGCTGGCCAGAGAAATGAAAACGGCGTGAGCTGGGGCGTTCTTTTGCAGGCGCTCTCTACCTCGGCAGCGGCCAATCTGCTTTCGACACCGAGCATCATCACCCTGGATAACCAGGAGTCCGAAATTATCGTGGGTCAGAACGTCCCGTTCCGCACCGGGCAATCCACAGTCACCGGGGATGGCACGACCAATCCGTTTACCACCATTGAGCGTCGGGATATTGGTCTTACCCTGAAAGTGACCCCGACAATCAGTGCTGATGGCCTGGTGAGGCTGGTAGTGGAGCAGACCACCGAAAGTGTTGCTGACAGCATCGAAGATGCGTCGGACATTGTCACTAACAAGCGTGAAATCAAGACAACCGTGTTGGCGGATGATGGCGAAACCATTGTGCTTGGTGGTCTGACCCGAGAAGATTACCTGGTAAACAAGAGCAAGGTTCCCTTGCTGGGTGATATTCCCTTTATCGGTCGCTTGTTCTCGTCGGAGTCTGAGCGCCGGGTAAAGCGGAACCTATTGGTATTCCTGCGCCCTAAGATTATGCTTGGGAAGGCTGAGGCTGTTGCTGTTACATCCGAGAAATTCAACAAGTTGTGGAACGTGAATCTCGATATTCGCAACAAACTCGGCTTGCCGGATATGGAGGCCAATCCTGGTATTGATGTGTTGTTTAACATGGGAGACAGTAAGCTGGCGAAATAA
- a CDS encoding M48 family metalloprotease, translated as MAHPGFFQRQASARRNTSLLVFLFLTAVVLITLAVCLVGYFVTRSETSGQPFHYWLLSSHGLITASAVVTLIFMGSLIRWADLAGGGSRVAKMVGARPIDPDTRDSDERKLRNIVEEMAIASGVPVPELYLMDNETGINAFVAGYTPGSAVMVVTHGAITQLTRDELQGVVGHEFSHIFNGDMRLNVRLIALLSGILMIGQIGGFLLHVSFYSGGRTTARNRDSRAQAAMGILGVALFVIGYVGVFFGRLIQAAVSRQRETLADASSVQFTRNPDGIGGALFKIGLRSSYLDTTGHASDMNHMCFGESARMKFTSLLASHPPIEQRINAIQPGLMARLKSRLRDTESGGDLRTATAGRGPAGASNFAGAAADLYGTVSGRRTSHSGSAIATPVPATAAAQKLSERVGTVSPEGEDFAVHLLRRLPSTFRGLLYTRAGAIQLCYALLISDLDEQQQAERLRLLPDRSFFGPQSDLLAKLIPALQNLGEAVRFPALELSMPALRKLDPDERAELIRNVRKLVDADNRVTLFELALTSFLSRHLGADADRAIPVRYRSYKAVIPALQRLLSLLARAGSGDSQGAEILYREAIAGFASRGNNDYPILTKVTMRQLQEALKALNGLSPLLKPAVIDACGHCITYDGVIDVREYELMRLVADQMDCPMPPMTV; from the coding sequence ATGGCTCATCCGGGGTTTTTCCAGCGCCAGGCCAGTGCCCGGCGCAATACCAGCCTGCTGGTATTTCTGTTTCTCACGGCGGTGGTACTGATCACACTGGCCGTCTGCCTGGTGGGCTATTTCGTAACCCGCAGCGAAACCTCCGGCCAACCCTTTCATTACTGGCTGCTATCCAGCCACGGTCTCATCACCGCCTCGGCTGTGGTAACGCTCATATTTATGGGTTCACTCATACGCTGGGCAGACCTGGCAGGCGGCGGGAGCCGCGTTGCCAAAATGGTTGGTGCGCGGCCTATTGACCCGGACACTCGCGACAGCGACGAGCGCAAACTGCGCAATATCGTAGAGGAAATGGCCATTGCCAGCGGCGTGCCCGTGCCGGAACTCTATCTCATGGATAACGAGACCGGCATCAACGCCTTTGTAGCGGGATACACGCCCGGCTCCGCCGTTATGGTGGTCACCCATGGCGCAATCACTCAGCTAACCCGGGACGAACTCCAGGGCGTTGTGGGTCACGAGTTCAGCCACATCTTCAACGGTGACATGCGCCTGAACGTGCGCCTCATTGCCCTGCTTTCCGGCATCCTGATGATCGGCCAGATCGGCGGCTTTCTTCTTCATGTCTCGTTTTACAGCGGCGGGCGAACAACGGCCCGCAATCGGGACAGCCGTGCCCAGGCTGCCATGGGGATTCTTGGCGTAGCACTGTTTGTAATCGGTTACGTGGGCGTATTTTTCGGGCGCCTGATTCAGGCTGCCGTGTCGCGCCAGCGGGAAACCCTCGCCGACGCATCGTCGGTGCAGTTTACCCGCAACCCGGACGGGATTGGCGGCGCACTTTTCAAGATAGGGCTTCGAAGCAGCTATCTGGATACCACCGGCCACGCCAGTGACATGAACCACATGTGCTTCGGTGAAAGCGCCCGCATGAAGTTCACTTCGCTGCTCGCCTCTCATCCACCGATCGAACAACGCATTAACGCCATCCAGCCGGGGCTTATGGCACGGTTAAAAAGCCGCCTGCGGGATACCGAGTCTGGAGGCGACCTGCGCACGGCAACTGCCGGGCGCGGGCCCGCAGGGGCTTCTAACTTTGCGGGTGCAGCAGCAGACCTCTACGGCACCGTCTCCGGGCGGCGGACATCGCATTCAGGATCGGCAATTGCGACGCCTGTGCCAGCAACCGCAGCCGCGCAAAAGCTATCTGAAAGAGTCGGCACGGTCAGCCCGGAAGGCGAAGACTTTGCCGTTCATCTGCTGCGGCGCTTACCATCAACCTTCCGCGGTTTGCTGTACACTCGGGCAGGAGCCATTCAACTCTGCTATGCCCTGCTCATTAGCGATCTGGACGAACAGCAGCAAGCGGAACGCCTCAGACTACTCCCCGACCGCTCATTCTTTGGCCCACAATCAGACCTGTTGGCGAAACTCATTCCGGCACTTCAGAACCTTGGTGAGGCTGTGCGCTTTCCGGCCCTGGAACTCTCTATGCCGGCACTGCGCAAACTGGATCCGGACGAGCGCGCTGAATTGATTCGGAATGTGAGAAAACTGGTAGACGCAGATAATCGGGTCACACTGTTTGAACTGGCTCTTACCAGCTTCCTCTCTCGCCACCTGGGCGCGGATGCAGACAGGGCAATACCCGTTCGCTACCGTAGCTACAAAGCGGTGATACCCGCATTACAGCGACTCCTGAGCTTGCTGGCAAGAGCCGGCTCAGGTGACAGTCAGGGAGCAGAGATTTTGTATCGTGAAGCCATAGCCGGCTTTGCCAGCCGAGGGAATAACGATTACCCGATACTGACAAAAGTTACCATGCGGCAGTTGCAGGAAGCATTGAAGGCGCTGAATGGGCTTTCACCCCTGCTGAAGCCCGCGGTTATAGATGCCTGCGGGCATTGCATCACTTATGATGGCGTTATTGACGTGCGGGAGTATGAACTGATGCGGCTGGTGGCGGATCAGATGGATTGCCCGATGCCGCCAATGACCGTTTAA
- a CDS encoding LemA family protein: MGTTIIGLIVIAIAAIYLVFIYNRLVSLRNQFKNGFAQIDVQLQRRHDLIPNLVEAAKAYLVHEKSTLTQVMEARNNAVSAQKDAAKDPGDGTKIQRLGGAENLLTKALANFYAVAENYPDLKANETIQQLMEELSSTENRVSFARQAYNDGVMSYNIFREQFPNNFIAGMFAFKETSQLELESPEARQAPKVAF; this comes from the coding sequence ATGGGCACTACTATTATCGGCCTGATCGTTATTGCCATCGCGGCAATCTATCTGGTTTTCATCTACAACCGCCTGGTTTCTCTGCGTAACCAGTTCAAAAATGGTTTTGCCCAGATTGATGTGCAACTCCAGCGCAGGCACGACCTTATACCCAACCTGGTTGAAGCAGCCAAAGCCTACCTTGTGCATGAGAAATCAACGCTGACCCAGGTTATGGAAGCCAGAAATAACGCCGTCAGCGCCCAGAAAGATGCTGCCAAAGATCCCGGAGACGGCACCAAAATCCAGCGCCTTGGTGGTGCAGAGAACCTGCTCACCAAAGCCCTCGCCAACTTTTATGCAGTGGCAGAGAATTACCCGGACCTGAAAGCCAACGAGACAATCCAGCAATTGATGGAAGAGCTTTCAAGCACCGAGAATCGCGTTTCCTTTGCCCGCCAGGCCTATAACGATGGTGTAATGAGTTACAACATCTTCCGCGAACAGTTCCCTAACAACTTTATTGCCGGCATGTTTGCGTTCAAGGAAACCTCTCAGCTGGAACTTGAGTCTCCAGAGGCCCGCCAGGCTCCGAAAGTCGCCTTCTGA
- a CDS encoding putative bifunctional diguanylate cyclase/phosphodiesterase, whose translation MQKFFKVENRLGYRILRWILAVALISGVIVSAIQVVLDARRVSADLNSQASQTIAMVKDAATQAVFSIDADLAKQVVDGMFAREAVQVAQILHTNGDPLSSRVRPLADSAFRPLINWIFGADREFRTELVRDGDSAGTVYGYFVVHYDTLPAAHMWLSRAIATFTSVIATAVILGMVLFFVFYMLLTRPLLRIVNSVKQVDPARPDDRLVDTPAGHEKDELGLWVTATNTLLIAIGESQKRHREAEDRVNRLARFDQLTGLLSRDSFMELLKADIAQSKRNHTLLSVIVCGIDDFKSINDQCGFRTGDLTLQTVADRLINCLSGSRFTVARLGGDQFVVVEKGLKDGFQAADTAEAILVGISENMGMEGQNISLTATLGIALYPSDAIQPDRLLQSAEQTMMLAKQKGRDHFQFYVASIDQEIRDRKQLEKDLSQALTLQQFHLVYQPQINLETKRIIGAEALLRWEHPVRGLVPPDYFIPVAENNGSIVEIGQWVLEQACLQAKLWADKGLPLRIAVNLSAVQLRQDRIVDDILGTLKRHNIPAGRLELEVTETSFMTNLSDAVAKLHTLNRAGISIAVDDFGTGYSSLTYLKKMPVQHLKIDKQFIRDLLVNEEDTQIANTIIDLGKSLNLSVIAEGVETAEQEYYLSQRGCTLAQGYFFSRPLRPADFETFVQGFHQKIEENNV comes from the coding sequence ATGCAAAAATTCTTTAAGGTTGAAAACCGCCTTGGCTACCGCATCCTCCGGTGGATACTGGCTGTTGCACTGATCAGCGGTGTGATCGTCAGTGCCATACAGGTGGTGCTCGATGCCCGCCGCGTATCTGCCGACCTGAACAGCCAGGCCAGCCAGACCATTGCCATGGTTAAAGATGCTGCCACCCAGGCCGTATTCAGCATTGACGCGGACCTGGCAAAGCAAGTGGTCGACGGCATGTTTGCGCGGGAAGCCGTGCAGGTGGCTCAGATTCTTCACACAAACGGGGATCCCCTGAGTTCCCGCGTGCGCCCATTGGCCGACAGTGCATTCCGGCCGCTGATTAACTGGATTTTTGGTGCCGATCGCGAATTCCGTACAGAATTGGTGCGCGACGGCGATTCTGCTGGCACCGTATACGGTTATTTCGTTGTTCACTACGATACCTTGCCGGCGGCCCACATGTGGCTGAGCCGTGCCATCGCGACCTTCACTTCGGTCATTGCCACGGCGGTAATTCTCGGCATGGTGCTGTTCTTTGTCTTTTACATGCTGCTGACCCGTCCACTGTTACGCATCGTAAATTCTGTAAAGCAGGTCGACCCCGCGCGTCCGGATGATCGCCTGGTTGACACGCCTGCAGGCCATGAAAAAGACGAACTCGGGCTTTGGGTAACAGCAACCAACACTCTGCTTATCGCCATTGGTGAGAGCCAGAAGCGCCATCGTGAAGCCGAAGACAGAGTAAACAGGCTCGCCCGCTTCGACCAGTTAACCGGGTTGCTCAGCCGGGACAGCTTCATGGAGCTGTTGAAGGCTGATATTGCACAGTCGAAACGCAACCATACCCTGCTGTCCGTGATTGTCTGCGGCATTGATGATTTCAAATCCATCAACGATCAATGCGGTTTCCGCACCGGAGATCTGACCCTGCAAACCGTTGCAGACCGGCTTATAAACTGCCTGAGCGGCTCCCGCTTTACGGTAGCCCGGCTCGGGGGTGATCAGTTTGTTGTTGTCGAGAAAGGGCTTAAAGATGGTTTTCAGGCGGCAGACACCGCAGAAGCCATTCTGGTTGGAATCAGTGAGAACATGGGAATGGAGGGCCAGAACATTTCCTTGACGGCAACTCTGGGCATTGCCCTCTATCCATCTGACGCCATACAACCGGATCGACTGCTCCAGAGCGCCGAGCAGACAATGATGCTGGCTAAACAGAAGGGCCGGGATCACTTCCAGTTTTACGTAGCAAGTATTGACCAGGAAATCCGGGATCGCAAACAGCTGGAGAAAGATCTTTCCCAGGCTCTGACCCTTCAGCAGTTCCATCTGGTTTACCAGCCTCAGATAAACCTTGAAACAAAACGGATTATTGGCGCAGAAGCGCTGCTTCGCTGGGAACATCCCGTGCGCGGCCTGGTGCCACCGGACTACTTCATCCCGGTCGCGGAAAACAATGGTTCCATTGTAGAGATCGGTCAGTGGGTTCTGGAGCAAGCCTGCCTGCAAGCCAAGTTGTGGGCAGACAAGGGGCTTCCCCTGCGTATCGCCGTAAACTTGTCTGCGGTGCAACTGCGCCAGGACCGCATTGTGGATGACATACTGGGCACGCTTAAGCGCCACAACATTCCTGCAGGTCGCCTGGAACTGGAAGTTACGGAGACCAGCTTCATGACTAACCTGTCAGACGCCGTTGCCAAACTGCACACCCTGAACCGGGCTGGCATCAGTATCGCCGTTGATGACTTCGGCACCGGCTACTCATCCCTTACCTACCTCAAGAAAATGCCGGTGCAGCACCTGAAAATTGACAAGCAGTTTATACGGGACCTACTGGTTAACGAGGAAGACACCCAAATTGCCAACACCATTATCGACCTCGGCAAAAGTCTCAACCTTTCGGTGATCGCGGAAGGCGTGGAAACAGCGGAACAGGAATATTACCTCAGCCAGCGTGGATGTACGTTGGCACAAGGGTATTTCTTCAGCAGACCTCTGCGCCCTGCGGATTTCGAGACATTTGTTCAGGGATTTCACCAGAAAATCGAAGAAAATAACGTTTGA
- the sodB gene encoding superoxide dismutase [Fe] has product MAFELPALPYEKNALEPHISAETLEYHYGKHHNTYVTKLNGLVDGTDNANKSLEDIIKSASGPLFNNAAQVWNHTFYWHCLSPNGGGEPKGAAKEAIEKAFGSFEDFKKEFNDKAANNFGSGWTWLVKKADGSVAIANTSNAETPLTGADKPVLTVDVWEHAYYIDYRNSRPNYLEAFWNLVNWDFVNENLA; this is encoded by the coding sequence ATGGCATTTGAACTTCCGGCATTACCTTACGAAAAGAACGCACTGGAACCACACATCTCTGCTGAAACCCTCGAATACCATTACGGCAAGCACCACAACACCTACGTAACTAAGCTCAACGGCCTGGTTGACGGTACGGACAACGCCAACAAGTCGCTTGAAGACATTATCAAAAGCGCCAGCGGCCCGTTGTTCAACAACGCTGCCCAAGTTTGGAACCATACCTTTTACTGGCACTGCCTGAGCCCGAACGGCGGCGGTGAGCCCAAGGGCGCAGCGAAAGAAGCTATCGAAAAAGCCTTCGGCTCGTTCGAAGACTTCAAGAAAGAATTCAACGACAAGGCCGCCAACAACTTCGGTTCAGGTTGGACCTGGCTCGTCAAGAAAGCAGACGGCAGCGTTGCAATCGCCAACACCAGCAATGCGGAAACACCTCTGACTGGTGCTGACAAGCCAGTGCTGACCGTTGATGTGTGGGAGCACGCGTACTACATTGATTATCGCAACTCTCGCCCGAACTATCTGGAAGCATTCTGGAACCTGGTCAACTGGGATTTCGTAAACGAAAACCTCGCCTGA